GGCCGTGCAGGCCCGGGCCGTAGTACGAGGCCAGGCCCTCGCCCAGATAGGCACGCGAGCCCTTCTCCGGCGTGTCGCCAGACTCCTCGGAGCCAGCCCTCCCCTCGGAGCTCTCGGGCCGATCGGGCCGGGCCGCGCGCGAGGCGCAGCCCGTCAGCAGCCCCATCCCCAGCACCACCACGAGCAGCCGCGTCAACGTTCCGCTCACCGGGTGATGTCGTTGAAGAACGCCACCAGCATCAGCAGCACCAGCATCGCCAGGCCGATGACGTTGGCGACCTCCCGGACACGCACCGGGATGGGACGGCGCCGGATGCTCTCCCAGCCCGCGGCCACCAGGTGGAAGCCGTCCAGGATGGGGATGGGCAGCAGGTTCACCACGCCCAGGTTGATGGAGATGACCGCCATCAGGTTGAGGAAGTAGTCCCAGCCCAGCTCCGAGCTGCGCGCCGCCATCTGGTACATCATGATGGGCCCGCCCACGGAGCTCAGCGGCACGTCATTCGTCATCAGCCCGGCGATGGCCGCCACCGTGCTGGTGATGATCTTCGGCACCACCTTCGCGGCCTGCTTCAGCGCCTCGTTCCACTCCAGCGTCACCGTCACCCGCTCCGCCGGAGGCACCTCGCCCCGGGTGAGGTACCAGGGCCGGACTCCCAGCCCGATCGTCTCGGTGACGTTGCCCATCTCATCCGTCTGCTTGATGGGCGCCTGGGCGAGCTTCTCCTTGTGCTCGCCATCCTGGCTGCGCCACACCAGCTCGAAGGGCTCCTTGCCCCGCCCGCTCAGCTTCACCTCGAGCGTGTGGAAGGTGGTGAGCGGCTCGCCGTTGAACGACACGAGGCGATCGCCGGACTTCAGCCCCGCCGCCGCGGCCGCCGTCCCCGGCAGCACCGTGGCCACGTAGAGATCCCTCGGCTCCACGCCCAGCGCCGCCAGGCCCTCCTTGCCCTGCTGCTCCTCCAGCTGGAGCTTCACCAGCTCCGGCACCTGCATCGTCACCGCGCCCGCCTGCACCGGCC
Above is a window of Hyalangium gracile DNA encoding:
- the rseP gene encoding RIP metalloprotease RseP, which codes for MASIGFFALLLGVLVTVHELGHFLVAKACGVKVLKFSFGFGPKLLGFTKGETEYQIALLPLGGFVKMAGDVPGEELDPHEAHRGFLAQPPWKRMLIVLAGPAFNLAFPVLIYFFVFWGPHEAISTRLGYVPQGTPAAAAGLRPGDRIVAVDGDKVRTFEEMADAFVGRFERPVPLTVERDGQQFITNVTPLKYVDSTPFDTVERGRMMVEANSPVPIVGVPPGSVAEQAGLKTFDRILSINGTPVPDEATLYQALARHDGKLEVAVQRLRPVQAGAVTMQVPELVKLQLEEQQGKEGLAALGVEPRDLYVATVLPGTAAAAAGLKSGDRLVSFNGEPLTTFHTLEVKLSGRGKEPFELVWRSQDGEHKEKLAQAPIKQTDEMGNVTETIGLGVRPWYLTRGEVPPAERVTVTLEWNEALKQAAKVVPKIITSTVAAIAGLMTNDVPLSSVGGPIMMYQMAARSSELGWDYFLNLMAVISINLGVVNLLPIPILDGFHLVAAGWESIRRRPIPVRVREVANVIGLAMLVLLMLVAFFNDITR